The following DNA comes from Eretmochelys imbricata isolate rEreImb1 chromosome 2, rEreImb1.hap1, whole genome shotgun sequence.
ggcGGGGCCAGGTGTTGTCCCCAAGCCGAGCTGGGCACTAAATGAAATTTCACAGCATTTAATATACAAAGGTGTAAGCTTGTCCTTCCGGGAATCTAGCAGCACCCAGGGACTAACTTGCAGTGCAtctgcctcccctccctttgTCCCATGGCTGGTGCCAAAGATGATCCCTGTCACTCCAATATCTGCTTCCTGAATTTTGTGTACAGGACTGCTCTTGTATTTCTTACATttgcctctcttctctctctcctaggCAACAAAGTGTATGTTCACCCTGAGTCCCCAAACACTGGAGCTCATTGGATGAGGCAGGAGATCTCTTTTGGAAAACTAAAACTGACCAATAACAAAGGTGCTAACAATAATAATACTCAGGTAAATAACTGATAAATAGCCTCTAAATCAAAAAAGTAGCATCAGATAGTGATTGGGTTTTCAGGGCTTCATGACCCTATCTTGCAGATCTATACTAGCCTCAGAAAATCGAAAATCATTTGAATCTGTTTAAGTTCAATGGTCTTAACAGATATGGGATGAAAAACTTCCCCCTTCTGTTTAGTCAGTGCATAATGTAGTCTATATGTACTCTGTTCTCTCAGAGCAGTGAATTTTGTGCCACTGTACTCCTAAAGCTATTATCCACAGTCTGGTTAAATTGAGGATCACACCTTGCAAACTCCTTGTGAGAGTCTGAAGGCTAAATGATCAGCTTCCAAACATCTGATTGATTTTTCTCCCCTATGGTTAGCACTCTAGTTTTAGGTGCCTTTTATCTGAACAATATCCTAGACTATACTTTATGCATTGTTTCTTCTAGATGATAGTACTTCAGTCTCTACACAAGTACCAACCTCGACTTCATATTGTGGAAGTGACTGAAGATGGGGTTGAAGATCTCAATGACTCTTCAAAGACTCAGACGTTTATTTTCCCGGAAACCCAGTTCATAGCAGTTACTGCATATCAAAACACTGATGTAAGTCATGAGGGGGTTTAAACTTGGGGAAAACTATGGTGGAAGGTGCTTGAGTTAAATTTCTAAATTGCATCAATTCCATCTTCCCCCCCCCAGATCACTCAGCTTAAAATTGACCATAATCCTTTTGCAAAAGGCTTCAGGGACAACTATGATTCGTAAGTATAATTTTTATTCCTACCTCAGTCTAATCTGCCTCCATTTAGGAGGCATATTTCTGGCCTGTTTGTAGAaagatttccattttttaaaacaacttagAACCCCTGCTTTTATTTTTGGGGATAAGCTATATCCACAACTTCAGTAGATGGTGCAACTCTTTCCTAGctttaattagatttttaaatgccttttgtATGTGTACCATGTCTGTCTTCTGGTGGGTGACTGTAAATTTTGTCTAAAAGGAGCTGACCAAACCCTACACAGAGTAGGTAGGACCTCTTAGTTTTAAAGTCTCACCCAAAAGATCCAGGGTAGTGTGTGGTATTCATTTAATCTATCTTGGCACAAGGGAGAGGTTCATTGTTTACTTTactctaaaaatatttttaaaaaaaatctatagataCCTCTTGAAAAGGTGCTGGTCACATTTTTGGTATGTTAAGAATTAAGATTTGTGAAAAGTTGTTTTTTCAAAGCATTGTGTATGCTATATTAAAAGGAGCTGTACTTAGAATTTAAGGCTTGGAAGTGTCTCCTGAGTTGAGGTCCAAGGTGAAACTGGACTTTGATCTTGCAGAATGTATCAAGTGTCCTAAATCCCAGATTTTTATCCTTGGCACATAGTTCAGTCCCTGTCTGTTTTTAATAGTACATGGAATTGTAAAGACCAACACTTAGCATTTCTCTTTTATATTGTAGCATGTACACAGCTTCAGAAAATGACAGATTAACTCCATCTCCCACGGATTCTCCTAGATCCCACCAGATTGTCCCAGGAGCCCGGTACAGCATGCAACCATTCTTCCAGGAACAGTTTGTCAACAACTTGCCACCAGCCAGATTTTACAATGGTGAGAGAACTGTACCTCAGACAAATGGCCTGCTCTCTCCTCAGCAGAATGAAGAGGTGGCCAATCCTCCCCAGAGATGGTTTGTTACTCCTGTGCAGCAGCCTGGTACCAACAAACTGGACATGAACTCCTATGAAACAGAATATTCTCCTAGCACCTTGCTCCCCTATGGCATTAAATCTCTTCCCTTGCAGACGTCCCATGCTTTGGGATATTATCCTGATCCAACATTCCCTTCCATGGCAGGGTGGGGAAGCAGAGGTTCTTATCAGAGAAAAATGGCAACTGGGTTACCTTGGACCTCCCGAACAAGTCCCCCAGGTTTCTCCGAAGACCACCTTCCCAAGGAGAAGGTGAAAGAAGAAATCAGCTCATCCTGGATAGAGACCCCACCTTCCATAAAATCTCTAGATTCAAATGATTCTGGCGTCTACACTAGTGCTTGTAAGAGAAGACGACTCTCTCCTAGCACTTCCAGCAATGAAAATTCTCCAACAATGAAATGTGAAGACATGCATGCTGAGGACTATAGCAAAGACACTTCAAAAGGCATGGGCTACTATGCTTTCTATACTACTACTTAGAGCATTATTTCATCCCGATTTGGCTAAATTTTCAGGGTggctttgggttttgtttttctttcattttgttttttctacataaaagttgCCAAAAAGGCTCTTGCCTTCCACCTTGAATTGTTTTTGTGCAGTTCTATAGAAGGTGCCAAAGCTTTTTGACTACTGGAGGTaactgggtggggaaggaactgtATTATAATTTGATCTTAACTTTTGGAAGGAACAGTAAGGGGGTTGTTAGCAAGATCCTGTTTTTTACAATGTGGATTATTTATTGGAGACACTAAAATGTACAGTTTGGCTGGCTCAGTGGCCGAGGGGTAAGTGCTATGCATTACCAAACAGGAGATCTGGGGTTTTTATCCTAAACTCTCTTTGCGTCTAGGTCTCTGAGAAGTGTCTGCAACTGCTACACTGTGCTTCAGATAGAGTAGGCCTCATCAACACACTCAGCTGCCCAATCAGAAGCATCTAACTCAGTGCAGTTAGGGCTGCTTGGACAGAAGATAACACAAGAAGGGaggattacttttaaaaaaattttatgAATGGAAAGTTTTGACTTGAACACCCTGCTGCCCAGGCCCGGGGTTTGATCAAATCTGGCTTTCTTTAACTTGGGTGGGATAAAATGACTTCATTTTGGAGGGGGGGGTTATGAGAAGTGAACTTTACCGAGGTGGCCAAAAAAAGACAGTGTACAGCTGTATTTGTCTAGGTACACTGTAGAGTACTGTGGAATACATTGTATAAATAGTCTACATATAGAGGTCTGGTTGGGATCATATGAAGTTGGTGCTTTGGCGTTCTAAAAGCATTTTTGATTATTCCAGCAAATTTAGCCTCTTGGagcatttaaaaaatgcattgcTGAAAGTATATCAAAAGGTATCTATATTGACTTGTAGGTAAAGTGGTTTTTTCAGCTGCCCTGTATTAACTTGAAAGTGATGTAATTTATCCACTCTTCTCGCCACTAGTTTCAGATGTTTCAAAATAATGCAAACCCTAAAGCGCTGGCACACAAATTTCTGAAAACGTTtctcttggattttttttctatgtaCATAgtagtaatttttaaataaatgtgatgTGTGCTGGGGCAAGACTGGGTCTTTTTTcgcctttttttttccccccaccctctccaaAGTTATTGTGGATGGAGGACTCTTGTTGAAAAATGCAGTGTAGAGTTGTTCCTCCTAGCAGCTAGGGCGGACCCTCGGGCGGGATGCTTTTTTGGGGGAGAATTAAGTCTCCTAAGGATATGGGGTCAGTCATGCTATTTTTACCAAAGGTCTTAATACCGAGGAGGGGGTAATTTTGCGTGGCCTGCCCCCTGAAGAACTTGCGGGCGGGGAACCTCGAAGGCGGACGTTCTGTCTCTTCCAGCCCAGGCAGTGGCAGTCGGAGAAGTCGAAGAAGGTGAACAAATAGCTGGATACTGCAAAGCCTACGGTTAATGCAGATGTGTCAAgtgtgttttgttctgtttgttttttttgcggggggaggggtagTTATTGTTCTTACAACTTAGCAGGGGCTGATTCTGTAGAGGcccgatcccccccccccccccactcatgGGGCGGGGGAATTTTAGCGTTTCACTGACAATGCTGAGACGTGGACTGGCGGCTCAAATCTTCTCCCAGGGCCCGTAGCGCTCGTTCTCGGCACACCTCGCCCAGGTGGCAGCCTGTGAAGCTTAACTGCAATCAAGGAGCCCTTCGCGGGGGGAAGAGACGATTCTGCTGTTGTCTCTGAAATGAACAGCTGCAGGTAGGAGCCCACCCCTTCGCCACGTGAAGGAAGGGGGGAGGCTATCCCCTTTGCAGCGCAGTGCTCTGTCACATTTCCCCCCTACCCCGCTGAGTCTGTGCTCCTTGGGCTAAAAGTGCCCCCTACACCTCCAGGGCCACCCCACGGTCTCTGTGAGCGAGGTGCAAACGAGCACGCTCAGCTGCAGGCCGGGGCTGAGCAGCGCGCCCCCCCCCTTTGCGGTTGTACCTGCTCCCTGCAAAGTTACAAGCACTCAGCCGCCCGGGGTCCCTCGGGGTGGGGCTGGCCCACTAGCCCAAGCCCTGTGCGTGCTGCCTTCAAAGCCCTCTCTTCCGATAAAATGTCATGCCCTACCCACAGCGGGGGGCGGCTGAGGGGGCGGAGAGGCATTAGCTCAGGCCAGGTCCCAACTGCGGGGAGACTTGTGAATTTCACTTATCACCTTCTGTGAGCTTCTCAACGAAGAGGCGCTTTAGCAGCGAGGCTGGGTGCGAGATGAGGCAGGAGTTCCCCTGCTCAGATCGGCCCTGTACACCAACGTGGTGACTGCAGGGGGGTATTCTCTCGCAGGGGGTGGCAGTAGGTTTGGGGGATGGTATCGAGCAGCAGCCAAGTTTCCAGCGCCCTTTGAGACCGCTTTTCAACGGTTTCTTTTGAGGGAACAGCCAGAAGCCTCCTTCCCTGATGTTGTTAGTAGAAAATCCTCTTTTCTGCAATAATTCGTAGGGAGGGAAGCCCAAAGAACAAGACAATCTAGCCCAGACTCCAAAGGCAGCACGTTTTGCATGAGATAAACTTTGAAAAGGGACGATCCCTTTCCTTAGGAAATGCAGTTAGTAATAGGATTAAACTGTTAGCAATGCCCCAgtggaaacaaaataaaacaaaccttcAGAAATGGGAACCTCCCTGACTGCATTAACGCAATCAAAGGATCATTTGCATCAAGTCTTTTACATGGACCGTGCAAACGATAGCATGTAAAAAGCGTTAACGCTTCTCGTAAAGCTTCTGAAACGGGGCCAACAGCTGTCATCAAACCTCGAGCCTGCGTTTCTTTCAGGCTAGAAAATAGGATCAAAAAGCATTGGAGAGAGATTCGTTAGTTTGGAGGTTTGAGGGCAAGTCTACGCGTTACCATTAGTGGTTCCACTCCAAAGGAAGTCGCGGTGCTCAGGTCTCTGGCCATCGTTCTCCCGAGCTGTCTTAAAGGAGTTTCACCTTCCACCGGCATGAGTCTAGGGTGATCCAATCGCGGGGGAGGGTTAGAGATGCCTGACGCTGTAGCAGATCTGGAAGAAATGATCCGGAAGCAGGGGTggtggtctgattttttttttcaatgaggtGCGTTATAAACACCATAAACCTGTGCCCGTATTTCTGCCTCTGTTTATTGACTGGCTCTTCAATGGGATTTTAACGAAATCGCTTCCATACTCTGCCTTCTCACAGTTGCAAAATGCCAAAGCTACTGACTTTAGGAGCCCGCTTCTACTGTAGTGTGGTTAAAATCTGTATATTTTTGCACTGCACAGTAAAAAGAACTTGTGAAAAGTCCTCACACTGTTTAATAGAAACATAAGTGCCTGGCTGGCCCCAATTAACACCTTGTGATTATAAGGCATTCCTAAAATGGGGTGTCAGACACCAAATTGTGAATAAATGCATCTAATTAATCTTCATAGGCTGACACGGATAAACAAGTCTATATTTAAATAAAGATCAAGGGGCTAGATGCTGCTTATTTGTTTACATTAGCAGTAGATAAAGTTAGCTACCCCAGCCTTTGCTTCGTAATGTGATTTACAAAGACAAACACAATAAATGGGTAAAGGAATTCAGTACTCTACAGCTACGCTGCTGATTATTTAACATGTgttccctatttaaaaaaataaaaatctaacgATTATTTTTCCTTTCATGTAACTATCAAAACCGCCCCAGGGAGGCCGTGGCATATCCATGCCGAATTAGTCCAAGATAGCTATGCTGAATCCGGAATCCAAGGTGTGATTTACAAAGAGCTCTTTTTTCCTCCTCGCTGTCATTCCGGGGTTTGGGAGGCCATGGTATTAATACACCTTCAGCCAGTCCGTAGTACGTTTCAATCTACTAAGGTAGGGGGAGAGGGGATTTAAAACCCTTCTTAAGCTAATTGAGAATTAATGAAAGGCTCGCCCGCCGTGAGATCGCCGAATGGGAATTCGGATTAAACAGACTTTGGTGCCTCAGTGTTTGAATTCGTTTGCTGGTATTTCCTTTCGCTTCGTATAGGCTGCTGAGTTAAGAAGGAGGTGATTCGGTCTGTTGCCAATTATTGGGACATTTCCCTTTCCCACCCAAGTGATGGCGAACGATTGTTTCTTTAACGCGGCCATTCGTCAAAGAACAAGCTGCCCCCGGAGGGAGAGAGTAACCAGTTTGTGTGGCCTTTTGAAACCACCTTCTAATCCTGCTGTAGGGCCACATCAATATTTAACTTTGTACCCCCTCCTCTCCCGCCACCTCTCAGGAGAAGGGTCTGGGGAGGGTCGCTGGCTGCCGTCAGCCCTAGGGGCATCAGTTTTGAAAGCCATCACAGCGTCCCTGTCGGCTGGCTCGCCAGCGCTGGGAGGGGATGAGTGCAGCGATCCCAGCTGCGGCGACCAGCTTGCTGGGTGTGGGCTTGGTCCTATGCAGCCCAGAGACGCCGAGGAGGGGCGTGCTTCTTTTTGTTACCCTATTGCTTCCCTTTTCTGCTCGCAGCCGGCGGGGTTCTGGCTCGGGATGACTTCTGGCAACAAAAGGAAACGATTTATTTTGGGGCGCTGAATTTATGCTTTGTCGCTAGTATTTTTTGTCAGCTACTGTCCTGTAATGAATGAAGCCTTCATCTGCTTGAcacgctttcctcctcctcctcaatctGAATAGGACAAAGATAAATCTACCGCACGTGTGAACAGGATGCATTCTTTTCAGATTAAAAGCAGCACATATGATCCTTACTATCTATTTCTTTGCAAATGAGACAATACGTGCTCCTCTGAAAAGATCTAGATTTTAAAACGCTGTAGAAAGGATCTATAATAAAGAACGTTAATGCTAAAGGTTAGCAAGTTTTAAATATTGAATCAGAGATGTATCAAATCCAATCTGCAGGTGTACCAAAGCGTTTTACTTTCACTCTTAATTTCTCCATTTCTTTTATTCCACAAGCATAGCAAATACGAATTATACCAACTCCGCTTGAgctagggttttgtttttgtcattCGATTGTGTTGTGAGTTTTCTGCCCCCGAAGGGGTGCACACGTGTGTTGTGTGTCAAGCGAGCCTTGCTCCTGATATAATGAACTTCCTGTGCAAATGTTGCCTTGTTGCAACTGGGTATCCTTGTTTATTTCGATGCCACACCGGCGTAAATAAAGGCAGGATTGCGTCCCGACCCCCAAAATGCCCCTTAAAAATGGAGCAAACCCAGCGCAGGCaactggcagaatggggaagctCATATTCTACTTGTTATAGATTTGGTTCGATAATAATACACAAGCCCCGAGGCAtcatggtttttgtttgtttgtttgtttgacccTCTTGCCGCTTGACCCATTTCCTTCCCTTACAGAAGCAAGTCAAAGAGTTACAAATTTTCTGCTAGGTTCAGCGCTGATACAcgtctctctctctagctttaaATTTCCTTGATAATTAGCAAGGACGTGACCCTTAGAAAGACCAACACTTTGTGGGCTGCTTCTGCAGCATCTCTCCCTCCGAGCTCAA
Coding sequences within:
- the EOMES gene encoding eomesodermin homolog isoform X1, translating into MQLGEQLLASAASLAGPPFYPPESGGARGGHRSQPSSGSPQRLDLDKGPKKCGSAGPGMLSEAEAGEPFPGAGSKQGAPDGRKAAPCGEAELPPAAAARYPLDSLSAERYYLQSPGPQGAELGGPCSLFPYPAAQHGSVYQSPGGARYPYGSVLSPGGFSAAVCSPGGRAQFGGGGGGGGGYQYGQGAAGPLYSPYPAAGSCGGLGALAVPGSGPGLRAQVFLCNRPLWLKFHRHQTEMIITKQGRRMFPFLSFNITGLSPTAHYNVFVEVVLADPNHWRFQGGKWVTCGKADNNMQGNKVYVHPESPNTGAHWMRQEISFGKLKLTNNKGANNNNTQMIVLQSLHKYQPRLHIVEVTEDGVEDLNDSSKTQTFIFPETQFIAVTAYQNTDITQLKIDHNPFAKGFRDNYDSMYTASENDRLTPSPTDSPRSHQIVPGARYSMQPFFQEQFVNNLPPARFYNGERTVPQTNGLLSPQQNEEVANPPQRWFVTPVQQPGTNKLDMNSYETEYSPSTLLPYGIKSLPLQTSHALGYYPDPTFPSMAGWGSRGSYQRKMATGLPWTSRTSPPGFSEDHLPKEKVKEEISSSWIETPPSIKSLDSNDSGVYTSACKRRRLSPSTSSNENSPTMKCEDMHAEDYSKDTSKGMGYYAFYTTT
- the EOMES gene encoding eomesodermin homolog isoform X2: MQLGEQLLASAASLAGPPFYPPESGGARGGHRSQPSSGSPQRLDLDKGPKKCGSAGPGMLSEAEAGEPFPGAGSKQGAPDGRKAAPCGEAELPPAAAARYPLDSLSAERYYLQSPGPQGAELGGPCSLFPYPAAQHGSVYQSPGGARYPYGSVLSPGGFSAAVCSPGGRAQFGGGGGGGGGYQYGQGAAGPLYSPYPAAGSCGGLGALAVPGSGPGLRAQVFLCNRPLWLKFHRHQTEMIITKQGRRMFPFLSFNITGLSPTAHYNVFVEVVLADPNHWRFQGGKWVTCGKADNNMQGNKVYVHPESPNTGAHWMRQEISFGKLKLTNNKGANNNNTQMIVLQSLHKYQPRLHIVEVTEDGVEDLNDSSKTQTFIFPETQFIAVTAYQNTDITQLKIDHNPFAKGFRDNYDSSHQIVPGARYSMQPFFQEQFVNNLPPARFYNGERTVPQTNGLLSPQQNEEVANPPQRWFVTPVQQPGTNKLDMNSYETEYSPSTLLPYGIKSLPLQTSHALGYYPDPTFPSMAGWGSRGSYQRKMATGLPWTSRTSPPGFSEDHLPKEKVKEEISSSWIETPPSIKSLDSNDSGVYTSACKRRRLSPSTSSNENSPTMKCEDMHAEDYSKDTSKGMGYYAFYTTT